One genomic region from Bradyrhizobium icense encodes:
- the metK gene encoding methionine adenosyltransferase: MRASYLFTSESVSEGHPDKVCDRISDEIVDLFYREGPKAGIDPWQIRAACETLATTNKVVIAGETRGPESVTNEQIESTVREAIKDIGYEQEGFHWKTADIEILLHPQSADIAQGVDAKQPSNQEEGAGDQGIMFGYATNETPDLMPAPIFYAHKILRLISEARHSGREKVLGPDSKSQVTVQYENGKPVGVREIVVSHQHLVEDLTSSQIRDIVEPYVREALPKEWINGKTIWHINPTGKFFIGGPDGDSGLTGRKIIVDTYGGAAPHGGGAFSGKDPTKVDRSAAYAARYVAKNIVAAGLADRCTLQLAYAIGVARPLSIYIDTHGTGKVPEDQLEKAAAKAMDLTPRGIRTHLDLNRPIYARTAAYGHFGRTPDNEGGFSWEKTDLVEPLKRAV; the protein is encoded by the coding sequence ATGCGCGCGTCCTATCTCTTCACCAGCGAGTCGGTTTCCGAGGGTCATCCGGACAAGGTTTGCGATCGAATCTCGGACGAGATCGTCGACCTGTTCTACCGGGAAGGTCCGAAGGCGGGCATCGATCCGTGGCAGATCCGTGCCGCCTGCGAAACGCTCGCAACCACCAACAAGGTGGTGATCGCCGGTGAAACCCGCGGCCCGGAATCGGTCACCAATGAGCAGATCGAAAGCACCGTGCGCGAGGCGATCAAGGACATCGGCTACGAGCAGGAGGGTTTTCACTGGAAGACCGCCGACATTGAAATCCTGCTGCATCCGCAATCCGCTGACATCGCGCAGGGCGTCGATGCCAAGCAGCCCAGCAACCAGGAAGAAGGCGCGGGCGATCAGGGCATCATGTTCGGCTACGCCACCAACGAAACGCCCGACCTGATGCCGGCGCCGATCTTCTACGCCCACAAGATCCTGCGGTTGATTTCCGAAGCCCGCCACTCCGGCCGCGAGAAGGTGCTGGGTCCGGACTCCAAGAGCCAGGTCACCGTGCAATACGAGAATGGCAAGCCGGTCGGCGTCCGCGAGATCGTGGTCTCGCACCAGCATCTGGTCGAGGACCTCACTTCCAGTCAGATCCGTGACATCGTCGAACCCTATGTCCGCGAAGCGCTGCCGAAGGAATGGATCAACGGCAAGACCATCTGGCACATCAACCCGACCGGAAAATTCTTCATCGGTGGTCCCGACGGCGATTCCGGTCTCACCGGCCGCAAGATCATCGTCGATACCTATGGCGGCGCAGCCCCGCATGGCGGCGGCGCCTTCTCCGGCAAGGACCCGACCAAGGTCGACCGTTCGGCTGCCTATGCCGCGCGCTACGTCGCCAAGAACATCGTCGCCGCCGGTCTCGCCGATCGCTGCACGCTGCAGCTTGCTTACGCGATCGGTGTGGCGCGTCCGCTGTCGATCTATATCGACACCCACGGTACCGGAAAGGTGCCGGAGGACCAGCTCGAGAAGGCGGCGGCGAAGGCAATGGATTTGACGCCGCGCGGCATCCGCACCCATCTCGATCTCAATCGCCCGATCTACGCGCGCACCGCGGCCTATGGTCATTTCGGCCGCACGCCCGACAATGAAGGCGGCTTCTCCTGGGAGAAGACCGATCTGGTCGAGCCGCTCAAGCGCGCGGTTTAG
- the ahcY gene encoding adenosylhomocysteinase, which produces MTTAAAKQPAFTDYIVKDISLAEFGRKEISLAETEMPGLMATREEYGPKQPLKGARIAGSLHMTIQTAVLIETLAALGADIRWVSCNIYSTQDHAAAAIAAAGIPVFAVKGETLAEYWDYTAKLFDWHGGGTPNMILDDGGDATMLVHAGYRAEQGDTAFLDKPTSEEEEIFYALVKRLLKEKPKGYFAEIAKNIKGVSEETTTGVHRLYDMANKGTLLFPAINVNDSVTKSKFDNLYGCRESLVDGIRRGTDVMMSGKTAMVAGFGDVGKGSAASLRQAGCRVMVSEVDPICALQAAMEGYEVVTMEDAAPRADIFVTATGNKDIITIDHMRAMKDRAIVCNIGHFDNEIQIAGLRNLKWTNIKPQVDEIEFPDKHRIILLSEGRLVNLGNAMGHPSFVMSASFTNQTLAQIELFANNKDGKYEKRVYVLPKTLDEKVARLHLAKIGVKLTELRKDQADYIGVKPEGPFKSDHYRY; this is translated from the coding sequence ATGACCACCGCCGCCGCCAAGCAGCCCGCCTTCACCGACTACATCGTCAAGGACATCTCGCTCGCCGAGTTCGGCCGCAAGGAGATCTCGCTGGCCGAGACCGAGATGCCGGGCCTGATGGCGACGCGCGAGGAATACGGTCCGAAGCAACCGCTGAAGGGCGCCCGCATCGCCGGCTCCCTGCACATGACGATCCAGACCGCGGTCTTGATCGAGACGCTGGCCGCACTCGGCGCCGACATCCGCTGGGTGTCGTGCAACATCTATTCGACGCAGGACCATGCGGCTGCCGCGATCGCCGCCGCCGGCATTCCGGTGTTTGCGGTGAAGGGCGAGACGCTTGCCGAATACTGGGACTACACCGCAAAGCTGTTCGACTGGCACGGCGGCGGCACGCCCAACATGATCCTCGATGACGGCGGCGACGCCACCATGCTGGTGCATGCCGGCTACCGCGCCGAGCAGGGCGATACCGCCTTCCTCGACAAGCCGACTTCGGAGGAAGAGGAAATCTTCTATGCGCTCGTCAAGCGCCTCCTGAAGGAGAAGCCGAAGGGCTACTTCGCCGAGATCGCCAAGAACATCAAGGGCGTCTCGGAGGAGACCACCACGGGTGTGCACCGCCTCTACGACATGGCAAACAAGGGCACGCTCCTGTTCCCCGCCATCAACGTCAACGACAGCGTCACCAAGTCGAAATTCGATAATCTCTACGGCTGCCGCGAGTCGCTGGTCGACGGCATCCGCCGCGGCACCGACGTCATGATGTCCGGCAAGACCGCGATGGTCGCGGGCTTCGGCGACGTCGGCAAGGGCTCGGCCGCCTCGCTGCGCCAGGCCGGCTGCCGCGTCATGGTCTCCGAAGTCGATCCGATCTGCGCGCTGCAGGCGGCGATGGAAGGCTATGAAGTCGTCACCATGGAAGACGCCGCGCCCCGCGCCGACATCTTCGTCACCGCGACCGGCAACAAGGACATCATCACCATCGACCACATGCGCGCGATGAAGGATCGCGCCATCGTCTGCAACATCGGCCACTTCGACAACGAGATCCAGATCGCGGGCCTGCGTAACCTGAAATGGACCAACATCAAGCCGCAGGTCGACGAGATCGAATTCCCCGACAAGCACCGCATTATCTTGTTGTCGGAGGGCCGTCTGGTGAATCTCGGCAACGCCATGGGCCATCCGTCGTTCGTGATGTCGGCGTCCTTCACCAACCAGACGCTGGCGCAGATCGAGCTGTTCGCCAACAACAAGGACGGCAAGTACGAGAAGAGGGTCTACGTGCTGCCGAAGACGCTGGACGAGAAGGTGGCGCGGCTCCATCTCGCCAAGATCGGCGTCAAGCTGACCGAACTGCGCAAGGACCAGGCCGACTATATCGGCGTCAAGCCGGAAGGCCCGTTCAAGTCGGATCATTACCGCTACTGA
- a CDS encoding flavin-containing monooxygenase, with the protein MTDTAEHFDVLIVGAGLSGIGAGYHLQEKCPGKSYVILEGRDCIGGTWDLFRYPGIRSDSDMYTLGYSFRPWTEPKAIADGPRILNYVRETATDNGIDKHIRFHHRVNRASWSSPDSCWTVEAERTTGEGATEIARFTCSFLFMCSGYYKYEEGYTPEFSGTADFAGQIVHPQKWPEDIDYAGKRVVVIGSGATAVTLVPEMAKTAAHVTMLQRSPTYVVARPAEDALANKLRRNLSAKLAYHLIRWRNVLFGMYFFQLCRRKPDRAKQLILGGVKMALGPEYDVAKHFTPRYNPWEQRLCLVPDGDLFKSIRDKRASVVTNEIDTFTRRGIKLKDGSELEADIIVTATGLILQVLGGLEVSVDGRTVDFARTLNYKGMMYSDIPNMASAFGYTNASWTLKCDLTCEYVCRLINYMDRNGYKQCMPHNVDPDVTELPSLDFSSGYVQRSIAKLPKQGSKRPWRLYQNYALDIVTLRYGKIDDGVMQYS; encoded by the coding sequence ATGACCGATACGGCAGAGCATTTCGACGTCCTCATTGTCGGCGCGGGACTGTCCGGGATCGGCGCGGGGTATCACCTGCAGGAGAAGTGCCCGGGCAAGAGCTACGTGATCCTGGAGGGGCGCGACTGCATCGGCGGCACCTGGGATCTCTTCCGCTATCCCGGCATCCGCTCCGACTCCGACATGTACACGCTCGGCTATTCGTTCCGGCCGTGGACCGAGCCGAAGGCGATCGCCGACGGCCCGCGTATCCTGAACTACGTCCGCGAGACCGCAACCGACAACGGCATCGACAAGCACATCCGTTTCCACCACCGCGTCAATCGCGCGTCGTGGTCTTCGCCGGATTCGTGCTGGACGGTGGAAGCCGAACGCACCACAGGCGAGGGCGCAACCGAGATCGCGCGCTTCACCTGCAGTTTCCTGTTCATGTGCTCGGGCTACTACAAATACGAGGAGGGCTACACGCCGGAGTTTTCGGGCACCGCGGATTTCGCCGGCCAGATCGTACATCCGCAGAAATGGCCGGAGGATATCGACTATGCGGGAAAACGCGTGGTCGTGATCGGCTCGGGCGCCACCGCGGTGACGCTGGTGCCGGAAATGGCGAAGACCGCTGCGCACGTCACCATGCTGCAGCGTTCGCCGACCTACGTGGTGGCGCGGCCGGCGGAAGATGCGCTTGCCAACAAGCTGCGCCGGAATCTTTCCGCCAAGCTCGCCTATCACCTGATCCGCTGGCGCAATGTGCTGTTCGGCATGTATTTCTTCCAGCTCTGCCGGCGCAAGCCGGACCGCGCCAAGCAACTCATCCTCGGCGGAGTGAAGATGGCGCTGGGGCCGGAATACGACGTGGCCAAGCATTTTACGCCGCGCTACAATCCGTGGGAGCAGCGGCTGTGTCTGGTGCCCGACGGCGACCTGTTCAAGTCGATCCGCGACAAGCGCGCTTCCGTCGTCACCAACGAGATCGATACGTTCACCAGGCGCGGCATCAAGCTGAAGGACGGCAGCGAGCTCGAGGCCGACATCATCGTCACCGCGACCGGACTGATCCTGCAGGTGCTCGGGGGGCTTGAAGTCAGTGTCGACGGCCGCACGGTCGATTTCGCGCGCACGCTGAACTACAAGGGCATGATGTATTCGGACATCCCGAACATGGCGTCCGCGTTCGGCTACACCAACGCGTCGTGGACGCTGAAGTGCGATCTGACCTGCGAATATGTCTGCCGCCTCATCAACTACATGGACCGCAACGGCTACAAGCAATGCATGCCGCATAATGTCGACCCTGACGTCACCGAACTGCCGTCGCTCGATTTTTCCTCCGGCTACGTGCAGCGCTCGATCGCCAAACTGCCCAAGCAGGGCTCGAAGCGGCCGTGGCGGCTGTACCAGAACTACGCGCTCGACATCGTCACGCTCCGCTACGGCAAGATCGATGATGGCGTGATGCAGTATTCGTGA
- a CDS encoding IS4 family transposase: MADESLLNEDWTRVVTQLGGAAQLEISARQTKAFVRRQIPDAVSLLRLMLAYCLGERGLRSTAAWAASVGLADLSSVALFYRLRQCGDWFAVLVEGLLAAAAPKASRGRLIRIIDATTVPQAGPAARRNSELWRVHSAFDLPYERFGHFELTDQQEGETFDRIPVVKNEIRIADRAYLQPDRIAAVRDAGADVLIRAGWKNARWLDAKGLPFDLMAQLRAAKAHGLIDRRIWIKRKDGAPLAMRLVAVKKPAGAVAASRRKARRDAQDENRVISKETLEAADWVILVTSLARNEFSTKDVLALYRLRWRIELGFKRLKSLIGLKTPPGTDPRSAKPYLLAHLLIILLLEPLARDFEDSPRWMQAA, from the coding sequence ATGGCAGACGAATCGCTTCTGAACGAGGACTGGACGAGAGTGGTTACGCAGCTCGGCGGGGCTGCGCAGCTTGAGATAAGTGCGCGCCAGACGAAGGCTTTCGTGCGGCGCCAAATTCCAGATGCGGTGTCGTTACTTCGGCTGATGCTGGCCTATTGTCTGGGTGAAAGAGGGTTGAGATCGACAGCCGCGTGGGCCGCTTCTGTTGGCCTTGCCGACCTCAGCAGCGTGGCGTTGTTCTATCGCCTGCGTCAATGTGGCGATTGGTTTGCAGTGCTGGTGGAGGGCTTGCTCGCTGCGGCAGCCCCGAAGGCGAGCCGAGGCCGCCTGATCCGTATTATCGATGCGACGACAGTGCCTCAGGCAGGACCGGCTGCGCGCAGGAACAGTGAGCTTTGGCGCGTTCATAGTGCATTCGATCTGCCATATGAGCGCTTTGGTCACTTCGAGCTGACAGATCAGCAAGAGGGCGAAACGTTTGACCGGATACCGGTGGTCAAGAACGAGATCCGCATTGCTGACCGCGCATATCTGCAACCTGACCGCATCGCCGCTGTCCGCGACGCCGGGGCAGACGTTTTGATCCGAGCGGGCTGGAAGAACGCACGTTGGCTTGATGCCAAAGGCCTTCCGTTCGATCTGATGGCCCAATTGCGTGCGGCGAAGGCGCACGGACTGATCGATCGGAGGATTTGGATCAAACGCAAGGACGGTGCGCCTCTGGCTATGCGTCTGGTCGCAGTCAAGAAGCCCGCCGGTGCAGTCGCGGCTTCGCGTCGTAAAGCCCGGCGAGACGCACAAGACGAAAACCGCGTCATCTCCAAAGAAACTCTGGAAGCCGCGGATTGGGTCATTCTGGTCACGTCGCTCGCACGGAACGAGTTCTCCACCAAGGATGTACTCGCGCTCTATCGACTGCGATGGCGCATCGAACTTGGCTTCAAGCGACTGAAGAGCCTGATTGGTCTCAAGACGCCACCTGGAACCGATCCGCGCTCCGCCAAGCCCTACCTGCTGGCCCACCTCTTGATCATCCTGCTGCTCGAGCCGCTTGCCCGCGACTTCGAGGACTCTCCCCGCTGGATGCAGGCCGCCTGA
- a CDS encoding EthD family reductase: MIKVSVMYPNTPGGRFDHDYYRDKHMPLVKARMGDACKSYTVDKGLAGGAPGAPATYVGMCHIFCDSVEAFQAGFGPHAKEIMADIPNYTDQSPVIQISEVVVG, encoded by the coding sequence ATGATCAAGGTCAGCGTAATGTATCCCAATACGCCCGGCGGGCGCTTCGATCACGACTACTACCGCGACAAGCATATGCCGCTCGTGAAGGCGCGCATGGGCGACGCCTGCAAGTCCTACACGGTCGACAAGGGCCTGGCCGGCGGCGCGCCGGGCGCGCCAGCGACCTATGTCGGCATGTGTCACATCTTCTGCGACTCGGTCGAGGCGTTCCAGGCCGGCTTCGGGCCCCATGCCAAGGAGATCATGGCCGATATCCCGAACTATACCGATCAGTCTCCGGTCATCCAGATCAGCGAAGTCGTCGTCGGCTGA
- a CDS encoding GMC family oxidoreductase gives MPKRLEGDFDYIVVGAGTAGCIMANRLSADPKNRVLILEAGGNDNWIWFHIPVGYLFAIGNPRSDWMFRTEPEPGLNGRSLAYPRGKVIGGCSAINAMISMRGQAADYDHWRQLGLTGWGYDDVKPLFKRLEDHFLGESEHHGIGGGWRIEAPRLSWEVLDAVGDAAEEMGIRRIADFNTGDNEGVSYFHVNQKRGRRWSSARGFLKPVLSRANLRLEKHVLVDRLIIENGRAVGVRFIQGNEVFEARTKGEVVLCAGSIGSTQVLHRSGIGPADWLSPLGIDVVLDRPGVGRNLQDHLQQRAIYKVEGVRTLNETYWSLVRRGMMGLDYAFRRRGPLTMAPSQLGIFTRSDPRRARANIQFHVQPLSLDKFGDPLHRFPAITVSACNLQPTSRGTVRIRSAKPDEAPSIAPNYLSTDDDRQVAADAIRTTRRLMKQKRLERYHPVEYLPGPSVGDDDASLAKAAGDIGTTIFHPVGTAKMGTANDPMAVVDERLQFYGIAGLRVADASAMPTITSGNTNTPTAMIAEKGATMILEDRRK, from the coding sequence ATGCCGAAACGGCTTGAAGGCGATTTCGATTATATCGTGGTGGGCGCTGGCACAGCCGGCTGCATCATGGCCAACCGGCTGTCGGCCGATCCCAAAAACCGCGTGCTGATCCTGGAGGCCGGCGGCAACGACAACTGGATCTGGTTTCACATCCCGGTCGGCTATCTCTTCGCGATCGGCAATCCCCGTTCGGACTGGATGTTTCGGACCGAGCCGGAGCCCGGTCTCAACGGTCGCTCCCTTGCCTATCCGCGCGGCAAGGTGATCGGCGGCTGCTCCGCCATCAATGCGATGATTTCGATGCGAGGCCAGGCCGCCGATTACGATCACTGGCGGCAGCTCGGCCTGACCGGCTGGGGCTATGACGACGTCAAGCCGCTGTTCAAACGGCTGGAGGATCATTTTCTCGGTGAAAGCGAACATCACGGCATTGGCGGCGGCTGGCGCATCGAGGCGCCGCGGCTGTCGTGGGAAGTGCTCGACGCGGTCGGCGATGCCGCCGAGGAAATGGGCATCAGGCGCATTGCGGATTTCAACACTGGCGACAATGAAGGCGTCAGCTATTTCCACGTCAACCAGAAGCGCGGCCGGCGCTGGTCGTCCGCGCGCGGTTTTCTCAAGCCGGTGCTGAGCCGCGCCAATCTGCGGCTGGAAAAGCACGTGCTGGTCGACCGGCTCATCATCGAGAACGGCCGCGCCGTCGGCGTGCGCTTCATCCAGGGCAATGAGGTGTTCGAGGCCCGCACCAAAGGTGAAGTCGTATTGTGCGCGGGATCGATCGGCTCGACGCAGGTGCTGCACCGCTCCGGCATCGGACCGGCCGACTGGCTGTCACCGCTCGGCATCGATGTCGTGCTCGACAGACCGGGCGTCGGGCGCAACCTGCAGGACCATCTGCAGCAGCGCGCGATCTACAAGGTCGAGGGCGTCCGCACGCTGAACGAGACCTACTGGTCGCTGGTCCGGCGCGGCATGATGGGGCTCGATTACGCCTTCCGCCGCCGTGGGCCGCTGACGATGGCGCCATCGCAGCTCGGCATCTTCACGCGCTCCGATCCACGCCGCGCACGCGCCAACATCCAGTTTCACGTGCAGCCGCTGTCGCTCGACAAGTTCGGCGATCCCCTGCACCGCTTTCCCGCGATTACCGTGAGCGCCTGCAATCTGCAGCCAACCTCGCGCGGCACCGTGCGCATCCGCTCGGCAAAGCCAGACGAGGCGCCGTCGATCGCGCCGAACTATCTTTCGACCGACGATGACCGCCAGGTCGCCGCGGACGCCATCCGCACCACGCGGCGGCTGATGAAGCAGAAGCGGCTCGAACGCTACCACCCGGTCGAATACCTGCCCGGCCCCAGCGTCGGCGACGACGACGCCTCATTGGCAAAGGCCGCCGGCGATATCGGCACCACGATCTTCCACCCCGTCGGCACCGCGAAGATGGGCACCGCCAACGACCCGATGGCGGTTGTCGACGAGCGGCTGCAGTTCTACGGCATCGCGGGCCTTCGCGTCGCCGACGCGTCGGCGATGCCCACGATTACGTCCGGCAACACCAACACGCCGACAGCGATGATCGCGGAGAAAGGCGCGACGATGATACTGGAGGATAGACGCAAATAG
- a CDS encoding M20 aminoacylase family protein, translating to MPIVNRVADLQPDIQAWRRDIHENPELLYDVHRTAAFVADRLREFGCDEVATGLGRTGVVGVIKGKQPGKGEIKVIGLRADMDALPIEEATNVPHASKTPGLMHACGHDGHTAMLLGAARYLAETRNFAGDAVVIFQPAEEGGAGAAAMIQDGLMDRFGIEQVYGMHNGPGIPVGSFAIRTGPVMAATDSIDIKIEGLGGHAARPNKCIDSVLVGSQLITALQSIVSRTIDPLDSAVISICEFHAGNARNVIPQTAELRGTVRTLTPEVRETVEKRVREVCEGVARMTGAKIDLIYERGYPVTKNHAEQTEFATRVAKEVAGAQNVHEMPPLMGAEDFAYMLEARPGAFIFCGNGDSAGLHHPAYDFNDEAIVYGTSYWIKLVENKLAAS from the coding sequence ATGCCCATCGTTAACCGCGTCGCCGATCTGCAACCCGATATTCAGGCCTGGCGCCGCGATATCCATGAAAATCCCGAATTGCTGTACGACGTGCACCGCACTGCAGCATTCGTGGCCGACCGCCTGCGCGAATTCGGCTGCGACGAGGTCGCCACCGGCCTTGGCCGCACCGGCGTCGTCGGCGTCATCAAGGGCAAGCAGCCCGGCAAGGGCGAGATCAAAGTGATCGGGCTCCGCGCCGACATGGATGCGCTGCCGATCGAAGAGGCAACCAACGTTCCTCATGCCTCCAAGACGCCGGGCCTGATGCATGCCTGCGGACATGATGGCCACACCGCGATGCTTTTGGGTGCAGCGCGGTACCTTGCCGAAACCAGGAATTTTGCCGGTGACGCGGTCGTGATCTTTCAGCCGGCCGAGGAGGGCGGGGCAGGCGCTGCCGCCATGATCCAGGACGGGCTGATGGACCGCTTCGGCATCGAGCAGGTCTACGGCATGCATAATGGGCCGGGAATTCCGGTCGGCTCCTTCGCCATCCGGACCGGCCCCGTGATGGCCGCGACCGACTCGATCGATATCAAGATCGAGGGGCTTGGCGGCCATGCCGCGCGCCCGAACAAATGCATCGATTCCGTGCTGGTCGGTTCGCAGCTCATTACCGCGCTGCAGTCGATCGTGTCGCGGACCATCGATCCCCTGGATTCGGCCGTGATCTCGATCTGCGAGTTCCATGCCGGCAATGCGCGGAACGTGATCCCGCAGACCGCCGAACTCCGCGGCACCGTGCGGACGCTGACACCGGAAGTGCGCGAAACGGTCGAGAAGCGGGTGCGTGAGGTGTGCGAGGGCGTAGCCAGGATGACCGGGGCGAAGATCGACCTCATTTACGAGCGCGGCTATCCCGTCACCAAGAATCACGCCGAGCAGACCGAGTTCGCCACGCGGGTTGCCAAGGAAGTGGCCGGCGCCCAGAACGTCCACGAGATGCCGCCGCTGATGGGTGCAGAAGATTTTGCATATATGCTGGAAGCACGTCCCGGCGCCTTCATTTTCTGCGGCAACGGCGACAGCGCAGGGCTCCACCATCCCGCCTACGATTTCAACGACGAGGCGATCGTGTACGGCACCTCGTACTGGATCAAGCTGGTCGAGAACAAGCTGGCGGCGTCGTAA
- the ppk2 gene encoding polyphosphate kinase 2: MTKKPPNGTKLIHDPIREEMLDSFDEELELEIDDDRLDALTNEFADHTAEETIDRRVYFKELFRLQGELVKLQTWVQQHQLKVVVIFEGRDSAGKGGVIKRITQRLNPRVCRVAALPAPNERERTQWYFQRYVSHLPAGGEIVLFDRSWYNRAGVERVMGFCTEDDVEEFFRSVPEFERMLVRSGITLIKYWFSITDEEQYLRFMMRIHDPLKQWKLSPMDVESRSRWEQYTKAKEAMLERTHIQEAPWYLVEADDKKKARLNCIAHLLEQVPYQEIKREPVVLPPRVRNPEYSRGPIPPEMYVPSRY, encoded by the coding sequence ATGACCAAAAAGCCCCCGAATGGCACCAAGCTGATCCACGACCCGATTCGGGAGGAAATGCTGGACAGTTTCGATGAAGAACTGGAACTTGAGATCGACGACGATCGCCTCGATGCGCTGACCAATGAATTTGCCGACCATACGGCAGAAGAGACGATCGATCGCCGCGTGTACTTCAAGGAATTATTCCGTCTGCAGGGTGAACTGGTAAAACTGCAGACCTGGGTGCAGCAACACCAGCTCAAGGTGGTGGTGATTTTCGAGGGGCGCGATTCCGCCGGCAAGGGCGGCGTCATCAAGCGCATCACCCAGAGGCTCAATCCGCGGGTCTGCCGCGTCGCGGCGCTGCCGGCGCCGAACGAGCGTGAGCGCACCCAATGGTACTTCCAGCGTTACGTTTCGCATTTGCCGGCCGGCGGTGAGATCGTGCTGTTCGACCGTAGCTGGTACAACCGCGCCGGCGTCGAGCGAGTGATGGGCTTCTGCACCGAAGATGACGTCGAAGAATTCTTCCGGTCAGTGCCGGAATTCGAGCGTATGCTCGTGCGCTCCGGAATCACCCTCATCAAGTACTGGTTTTCCATCACCGACGAAGAGCAGTATTTGCGCTTCATGATGCGGATCCATGATCCACTCAAGCAGTGGAAGCTCAGCCCGATGGATGTCGAATCGCGCAGCCGCTGGGAGCAATACACCAAGGCCAAGGAAGCGATGCTGGAGCGTACCCACATTCAGGAAGCTCCTTGGTACCTCGTCGAGGCCGATGACAAGAAGAAGGCACGACTGAACTGCATCGCGCATCTGCTCGAACAAGTTCCCTACCAGGAAATCAAGCGCGAGCCGGTGGTACTGCCGCCGCGGGTTCGCAACCCGGAATATAGCCGCGGGCCGATTCCACCCGAAATGTACGTACCGTCGCGCTATTGA
- a CDS encoding VOC family protein: MKVTQHLWFEKDMEAAIGFYTSLIRGSSVQWVSSLPAESPSGPPGSVKIAAFTLGDQRYMAIEAGPLDRFNHSFSIMVECDTQAEIDHLWDALREGGKIEQCGWLQDRWGLSWQIAPRRLGELMNDPDPAKAKRVAEAMLKMVKFDIAELEAVARA, from the coding sequence ATGAAGGTCACACAGCATCTCTGGTTCGAAAAGGATATGGAGGCCGCGATCGGCTTCTACACCTCGCTGATCCGCGGCTCGTCAGTCCAGTGGGTCTCGTCGCTGCCGGCCGAGAGCCCGAGCGGCCCGCCCGGCAGCGTCAAGATCGCGGCCTTTACCCTGGGCGACCAGCGCTACATGGCGATCGAGGCGGGTCCCCTCGACCGGTTCAACCACAGTTTTTCGATCATGGTCGAATGCGACACGCAGGCGGAGATCGACCATTTGTGGGACGCCTTGAGGGAGGGCGGCAAGATCGAGCAATGCGGCTGGCTGCAGGACCGCTGGGGCCTCTCCTGGCAGATCGCGCCCAGACGGCTCGGCGAATTGATGAACGATCCCGACCCCGCAAAAGCCAAGCGTGTTGCCGAGGCCATGCTGAAGATGGTCAAGTTCGATATTGCAGAACTGGAGGCCGTGGCGAGAGCATGA